From the genome of Setaria viridis chromosome 1, Setaria_viridis_v4.0, whole genome shotgun sequence:
CGATAGCTTCCAGGAGCTTCTTAGCCACCGCGCACACATACACTGAGGAGCCCTTAGGTATCTGCACAGTATCAAGATCTGAACTTATGAAGTAATATAATTAATGTTTATGCCATGAGAACATCGAAAAGGATCAGGAACCAACTTTCAGTAAAGAAATTTATTGTTTACCTTTGTATTAAACATGAATATATGATGATCTCCTATAATTCCCCCGACAACATGGATGAGCTCAAGATGGAACTCCTCTAGAACCTTTGCAGCACAAAGCAAAGAGTTGGCCCTCTTCTTCTCAGTGAAtttgatgtttatttcatcatCAACTATGCGGACATCAACATCGCACTCCTTGGACCTCCTTTGAACCCAGGAGCTCCTTATAGGCCCATTCATCTGATTGTTTTGGTCATCACTTACTGGCTGCATTGAAGAGCTTTCCCCATCATCAGCTGCCTCATCATCCAACTTAAGCTTCTTCCTCCTATCAGTGCTGTTCCTCTTCTTTTCCATTAGGATCCTCAATTGTTTCAGTGTTCTATTAAGCTCATTGATGTATTCAATGGCATCTCCAACTATAGAGGCCCTGTCATTCTGGAGAATAATTTTGCAACAATTTATAGCATCTCATTCACTAGGAATATAAGAAATGTAAATTTAGTGGTTGTTTGGATGAAGAGTTTAGAGCCCAGTTTAAGTAAAATGTGTTTCATGATTAGTTTCCAGAGAATCAGTTTTAAGATCATGGTTATAGAAAATCCTGTCTGGTAAAAAAAATGAGTATTATTCATCTGGTGTTCtattttgagaaaaaaacaATGCAGAGTCCTTTTTCATAAAACTCACTGTTTCACGTTTATAGGAAACTGGTTATTGCTATCCTAGTTTTATGCTCACTAAACAGATAACGTTTTTGGCTGTTAGCAGAAAAGCTAATCTAATGGAAACTGGTTTTCCTAAAACTAACTATCCTAACAACCCCTTAGCGAAGAAAAACAACATTTTGTTGTGTGTCATAATTAGTCTTAAGTTTCCTGCAATGGAAATTACTCATATGTGCGCTAACTGTAGAATTGCATTCTATTTTGTTGGATGTTTATATTTAAGAAGTCAATTTACTTGAATCGGGCCACTTAATACATGCAAAACACTTGAATAATTGCCCAACATAAATTCCATGATCTACCTTCCTCAACATACTTGAAGAACTAATACCACTTAGCTTTGTTTCTTGACACGCTTAGCTTTGTTTCTTGATAAACCTATATCAGGTGGTGTGCGCACAAAGAGTAGGGCTCTATAGGAGTAGTTTGCTAATGATGAAAACATCTTTAATAAAGTTTTTTTACCATgcatgtttgtttgagtttgttttTCTAGGGAAAAAATCTGGATGGATATATGCAGAAATTTCACTATACCCTGAACCAATAGAACGTAccaaaaattctagaaaatccATGTGACTTCCAAAATGAGTTTTCTGTAATGTGAGAAACAATTAAGAAATTTGTACGTGGAAAGATGATTTAGACAAACCTTAGTAGGGTTTGGGAACAGTGATCTTAAAGCCCCATACTTCACATTTAGctgctccctcctctctctttcagTTGCGAAGTTAGCTTTCCCCTTGCCCTTGCCTAACCCACCTTTCTGTCTTCTACTCCCCAGTATTGAATTTTCGAACTGCCTCCCATCTATCTCCTGGAAAGTATTTCCTGAGACCCCTGGTATCCCAATCATTCCATCTCTCTCGTCATCACTGGTAAATAACCCGTAGTTTTGTGGCAGTGAATGATAGAGATCCTTCAACATATGAGATTGAGTAGCATGGTAACTTGACGGTAGAGTTGAATCGCTGAACATTATTCCACTTTCATGAATTGCTGCTCCTGGAAGGTCATTGTTCATGTCCAAATGATTGACCGTGTTCTGCTCTGGACCACCAAAGAAATGTTCTGTTGAAGGAAATTCAGGAGTCAAACTGCACCTTTGGATATGTAGAGAATTTAGAAGATCATGTCCAGCTGCATAAGCGCCATTTTGATATGAAGCAGCATCATAGTCCAGGATCTGTTGTTCCACAGTTATGTTATGTGGACCTTCTCCTATCTGGTGGCTGATGATATGATCTTGGACACCATAGATAGCAGGAACCAAATTTGCAGTTTCTACTGGAGGCACTTCGTGTATCATGTGGCTACTGTGGTCCTGCTCCTCGCCAATCCCAAGTTGGTGTTGAATATGGTCAATCACCCTTGCAGGCTCAGAGGTAAGGTTGGCTGGACTGGAGTGGTCTTCTATGGAAAAGGGGGCAAGTCCGATGAAGTTCTGCTGTTCGGCATTTGTATTGTCATAGATGGAGGATTGGGAAGAATCATGTATCATTGATCCTTCCATGAGAATATGATCATGGGAACCATCAAAATAACCTCCTCCAGCAATCATATTGGCTCCAGCTACCTTCTTTGAATATCTAAAAAAGGACAGCATATAGGAACTAGTGAGCACCACATAAGCATCTAGATTCTAgagtagcaaaaaaaaaaaaagaaacagatgCAAAAGATGAAACTGATTAACAAATAAAGCAGTATCATGCTGGAAGTGAATTTGTTTCAATCTGAAATGGACAAAAAAAGGGGTGCATCGCATGTATTCAGGACAAAGAAGGCTCAACCTGTATGAAACAGTGATAGACTGGATTAGGCAGAGAGGATTGCAGCTGGCTTAGTTGGTTGATTGTTTGAGGGGAAGAGAATACGTGAGGTTTAAGCTAGGCAAtctgtttctctctcttttccgtGTGGGGAAGTTTTATTAGTACATTGGATGAGACAGGAAGCCTTTTTGCTTCCTTGAGACCCAACAAACTCCCTTGAGTCTTTATTTGCTCCCTACTCCTAAAAATATGCTTCTTGCTAGTTTGTGCTTCAACTACCAAGCTCAACATTAATCAGCAGAACAACTAGTGTAAGTATAGACAATGACCAAAGTGCCCTTTACCTTCTTGCAATTCCATCTCCTAAACAAAGCACTACAAGTCCAATAGTTGAAAAGGTGGTGTTTTTGATGCTCAAAGACAATACTTATGATGTAAGCAAAACATTTCCATTCTTTAGATTCACACACTGTTTCTTCAGGTTGGTATAAAGAAACAGACAGATTCAATCTAGCATTTGCATCCTGCCAGTAGCACTAAAACTGAAAGTAAAGAGAGGAGAATAATACCAAAGATTATTTTGAGAGATCAGATGGAGGAAACAGTGTTCAGAGATTAGTTGCTGAAAACCATCTTTATGAAGTAGCGTCCTGccaattatatatatacatacacaaGGTCATAGTAATAGGCAAAATGTAATTAGCATGTGGAGGCGCTAGGACGGAAATTTGGTTGTCACGTAAAATTGATGAACAAATAACAGAATATGTCGATATCAACACCAATCATTTCCTGAAAGTTTCTCTTGAACATTCTAAGAGTTCAAAGTGAAGGGCTTCAGATCATTATCATTAAGAATGGCCATGGGAAGGACAGAAAACTCACACTCTTTGAACTGGGCATCTTTGCTGTTACTCATGCCATAGGAAGTTGGGAAATGCAAGTCATGCCTTCTCCATTCTTCCGCATTTTATGAACATTATGCTGTAGTGTGCTTTCAGATACTACAAGGACGAGTCCAACTACCTGAAACAACCGACAATGGCAAAGGTAGTGATAAGCTTACATCAGTGCATAGAACCTAATCAAGCGGGAAGGGCTACCTTTCAGAAAACAGGAGTAGAGTAATGGACCTCATCTGCCATGCTTGTATCTGCGCTTAGCTTTGTACCTTTGGTGATGGATGTTACAACCATCTTTGAATCTGTTCATGGGTGCTAGCCATGATAAACTGCATGTTGTAACAAAGGCGGAACATGGATTAGACAGCTAGAATGCTGATTCTGGACGTCACTTTCTTGGAGATGTGAAAAATGCTTGGCAATGAATACGTAACTACGGTTGGTTTACTAAACTagcattttttattcttttgcagAACTGTATTACAATAAGACTGAACAATAGGACACAAGCATCTGTGAATCAAGCTGGAAGTTGAAACTAGTGAGATGTGAAGCAGCTATTAACACCTTGTGCCAACTCGGGAGGTGATTGCAAGATGTGGTAAGCTGAATTAGTCGTCTCTCGCTGTCAGTACCAAAGTCTTAAAGTGGTCGATCCCCTTTTCTGACAGTGTTTTCTGTTTGGATCAGGTGGAGTAACTGAATGGATGGATGGTTGGGTACATTGATTTTGGAGAGTTCAAGGGCCACGCCAAGTTTTTAACAGAACTCATTTTTTAAGTGAACTTATTATTTCAAACAGCCTGAATTTTGTGCGTGAGCTCCTGCCAGTATTATTTGGCATCACATTTCCCCATCTGACAGAATTTCTTATGAATAAAAATGACCAAGATTTGCCTGGAATTTGGTGTCAGCAACTTGTTTTCGAATACAGGGCTTTGAAATTGTACATGGACATAGcataagttttttttcccttcaaaTATAAGAGTATTGcctactccctccatacccAAAAAACCTGACGTTTAGGACAGGATTGTGGTAACCAAGGAGTGATTAATTAGGGGTTAGTTTTCCTTATTTGCCTCTAATAAATATGGTTGCACTTGCTCTCTGTACGAGAAAGTTAACCAGCTCAACTGGCTAGTGCGTGGAGCCTGCATTGCTGCGCCCCAGGTTCGAATCCCGGCTGCCCCACCTTTTTTGTTGCCCACTTCATGTCCGCTGCATGGCACTGTTCGCCCTGCGTGGCGTGCGGACAGCAGTTTTGCTCGGCGACTGCATTCCCACCTTTTTTGTTGCCCACTTCATTTTGCATGGCGATGGTCCGCTGCATTGCCCACTTCATCTTGCATGGCGATGGTCCGCTGCATGGCACTGTTCGCCCTGCGTGGCGCGCGCGGACAGCAGTTTTGCTCGGCGACTGCATTCCCACCTTTTTTGTTGCCCACTTCATTTTGCATGGCGATGGTCCGCTGCATGGCACTGTTCGCCCTGCGTGGCGCGGACAGCAGTCTTGCATGCGTGCGGGGCAATTGTTTTATTTTCGTTTGGCACTTGTTTCATTTTCGTTTGTTGCCTGCGCGCTCGGATAGCTGATGGTTCGCGCTCGTTTGGAATAAGAAGACCGACGTTTGAGCTGCCTGTACTCCACGCCACTGGCTTATTTATGCGGCAACTTGCTTTCTCTCTTCTCCACGccatttgcttgcttgcttaaacgtctctctttccttctttctcaaCCATCTATTCTTGCCATCTTCTCTGTCCACTTAACCGAGCAATGAGTGCTTTTTTCCCTGCCTTTGATCTAAACGTTCGTTTGGAAGAAGATGACGACGGCAACCTTCCCATCGATCTCAACGAGCTAGTTTTGGAAGATGAGAACCACGGTAATGTGTCTTTCTCAGTTTGTTCTTTCTCATTTATATGAAATGCACCCCATGCAAATTATTTTCCTTTCTAAGTGCGGTCTTTCCTTTTCAACAGGAATAGATTTGAACTTACCATTAGATGAATTTGGAGCTGTTGACTTTGATTACGTACAAAACCTCACTGGTACAGTCCTCTCACTTTGGTTTTTTTGTTTTACTAGTCATGTCGTGCCTAATTTGGATCTGTTTTTTTACTAGTCATGCCGTGCCTACACGGCAACCTTTCTCATTTATATGAACAGCAACCCATGCAAATGATTATTTTTTCCCCCTATAATTACATCATGTCGTGACTACTTTGGACTGTAAATAAGCTTGTTGTTATCATTATTAAAATGATTGGTTTTTTCCTTTAACTACATCATGCCGTGACTACTTTGCACTATTAAAAAGCTTGTTTTTTCGTTTTGCTAGAACAAGATGGTGATGCTCCCGTTCCACTACACCAACCGAAGAATGACTATTCTGATCGTGTTAGACAACAAGTGTATCAAGCATTGTTGATGAGAAGCAAAAATGGGAAACTAGGCAACCATGATACAACAATTGTATCTAACCAATTTGGAGTAAAAATTAGATCAGTTCAGCGCATATGGAGGCAAGGTAAAAACAAACTTTCTCAAAACATTCCGGTCGTGGTTCCTAATCTAAAGAAAGGTAGAAGTGGCCGCAAAGCAATCCCTCTAGATTTGGAAAAGTTGCGGGATATTCCTCTCAAGCAAAGGATGACCATAGAAGATGTGTCTAGTAAACTTGGTATTAGCAAATCTAGGATACAAAGGTATTTGAAAAGGGGTTTCATTAGgcgccactctagtagcatcaaaccTTACCTCACTGATGATAACAAGAAGACTAGGTTGAAGTGGTGCATTGACATGATTGATCAAGGTTTGCTTGATGATCCAAAGTTCAAGGATTTGTTTGACTTTGTGTTTATTGATGAGAAGTGGTTCTACCTCACTCAAAAATCAGAGAGGTACTACTTGCTACCCGAGGAAGATGAACCACACCGCCTTtgcaagaacaagaactacatccctaggaTCATGTTCTTATGTGTATGTGCTCGGCCACGATTTAGAAATGGAGTATGTGTGTTTGATGGCAAAATAGGTTGCTTTCCACTAGTCAATTTTGAACAAGCTATTAGAGGAAGCCACAACCGTCTTCGTGGAGAGGAAGTAATCAAACCAATTCAATCAATCACAAGGGATGTGATAAGAGATTTCATGATAAATAGAGTGTTGCCCGCAATTAGAGCAAAGTGGCCAAGAGAAGATGTCAACAAGCCAATATCCATTCAACAAGATAATGCTCCATCTCATTTAAAAGTTGATGATCCTCATTTTTGTGCGGTTGCAAAGCAAGATGGGTTTGACATTAGACTTATATGTCAACCACCCAATTCTCCAGATTTTAACATTCTAGATTTGGGGTTTTTTCGAGCTATTCAAGCCATTCAAtacaagaaagatgctaaaaCAATTAAAGATCTAATTCCAGCAGTGCAAGAGGTAAATGATCATCCATTCGATTGATTAAATTGATCTTGAACAACTAAATTGATCTTGAACAACTAAAGTACTCTACTCACTACAATCTGTTTTTTGTAGGCATTTTTGGAGTACTGTCCAAAGAAAGCAAATAGGATCTTTGTCACACTACAAACTGTTTTGAAGGAAGCAATGAAGGTAAAAGGTTGCAACAAAATCAAGATTCGTCACATGAACAAACAAGCACTAGAGAGGGAAAAGAGGCTGCCATTGCAAATCCCTTGTGAAGCTTCATTGCTAGCCGAATCACTTGCTAGTCTTCCTGTAACAAATTAGAAGATGCAAGTTTATGCAAATTATTAGATGAGTGTATCTTAGGTTTGCAATGGCCAAATTGAGAGATGCTGTACTGTACCTTAGTGCTCTTTGTTTGCTGCTTCTTAATATGCTCTTCCACCTTCTTCAAAACGTCATCAGTCAACTTGATTCTAGTACCATCCATTTCAAGTTTGGCCACATCAGGAATATAGAACTCGCAATCGAATTTGTCCATTAGATGGAACCACTTTACTAGCATATCGTAATCTTCGTGTAGAAGTCCACAACGGCCACACCTGCGTGCGTTCCGGCGAGCTTGGTAGCAAGCTTCTCCGAAGACACCGCCAGCGTGGAACGTGCCACAGCGAGGGCATAGAGACTCGACGGAGTCGGGCACCATGTCGACTGAGTCTGCAACCATGTCGACAGAGGCCGCGACCTGCTCGACGGAGTCCGGCACCTCTTCGACGTCCACGAACGTCTCATCCGAGTCCGCGAACACCGACGAGGCCGCGACCTGCTCGACGGAGTCCGGCACCTCTTCGACGTCCGCGAACACCGACaaggccgcgacggcgagcaCCTCCTCCGCAACGGACTCCGACGAGGCCGtgacggcgagcgcgcggcgagcggcgagcgcgcggcgagcggcgagcgcgcggcgagcAGCGAGCACGCGGCGAGCGCCCTGCGACGAGCGTACAGGCGAGcgagcggcgagcgcgcggcgcgctTCCGGCGAGCGTGTGGCGAGCGTCATGGCGAGCGTGCGGCGCGAGTGATCCATTCGTGGCGGCAAGGAACAGCAACGAACTCTAATAGCGAGTTGAGCGTggagaggaagatgaaggagcGAGCGTGCTATGGGAGATCGTGCTGAGGCAAATGAAGGAGTGGCGAGCGTGCTGAAGGCAGCTGCCAGCGTGAATCGAGGCGACGCAATTAATGGGGAGTGAAGACGGGCGGACGGGCGGACGGGCAATCGAAGCGAACGGGCGGCGTCGGCTAGGTGCAATCTAGTCCAAAGTTCACCCTGCCATGGCACAACGTCAAGTTTTGTAAAAACGGGCCAAAGGCCCAGAACGTCGACTTTTTtgagtacggagggagtatgtatctCCAACAAGCTCACGTGTGTTTCGCGCGCCAGGTGAAACCGTGGAAGGAGAGGCAGGGTGCAGGAATCGATGCCCAAATAGCACGTACCTAACTCCGTCCAAAACAGGTAGTCTTTCAGCAAATTTACTGGTGAGAAATGAGCATGTTATCCTACAAATTGTGATTGAAAGCTGAGCTGTTTATTTGTTTTTCCGGATCCAAATAAATGCATGCGGATTGTAATTGATTATTTGATTGGCTCGATGTACTTCTcgatatattttattttattattgtgAGCGTTTGCTTTACTCAGATGAGGTTCACTAAGATCTAGTAAAAGACCAATCTTTGTATGATAAAATTTGAAGGTTAAAAGAACATTTATTTTGTACTGGAGGGTGTAAATCGTTGTCACAGCCGATTGGAGACGCTTTGGCTTTGACACGGTCGTTCTTGGATTTCACTGCCGCACCGCGCGCGAGACGGTCATGGCCACTCCACTcgtgctgcaggctgcagctcgCCGTCGTGGGTAGAGTGATCCAGCGCACGCGCACCTCGTGTGGAAAGCAGCGAATCAACTGCTCCATGTGTCTACTGCGtttagaggaggaagaaaacgtCGTGACGTAACACTGAAACAAGATCTTTCTCCCAACATGGGACCCAAATAAATTAAGAAACTGCCTTGGCCCTCCCCTCCATTCTTCCTAACGCCCACGCtatctcttccttcttcctcccaccatGAGTCCATGAAGCCACCTCCAGATCCGTCGCCACCGGTGGCCGATTTCACCGCAGGTTAGTGCAAACGGACTATCCGCGCTTCTCTGCTTAACCTTTCTCCCTTTACAcacacccccacccccaccccctcgAAGATCTGGTCTCTGTTTGTGCATAATTTAAAACCACTAACATCGATCGCGTCATCGCCACCAGCTCCCTCGCGCGGCCGTGCTTGCCCCATGTTAACCCCGGTCAAGTTTCACCCGAGTAGACGGCGAGCCACCGCGTGTGGAAGGCAGCGAGGCACGTGTACCGTGCTGCTTGTGCTCGGACGGCGCGTAGTAAATTCTCCTGGCGCCAGACTGACAAAGATGACGCTGCGTGGTCTTCCGATCCCGGTGGGGACTGGGGAGATCAGAGCCGTCCGTTGGTTGCGTCCGCGCCCATATATGCCCATGGATGGCAGGGCTCCGCCGGCCACCCACAGTCAGAGAGCACGCCGTCTCCTCTGTCGGCTCCCCGCAAGTCTATGGGACGCCGCATCTGTAGGGTGTggtttcctttcttttcctcgCACGGTCGATGCGGCGTGGAGAGATGGAGAGCTCGCATCGGGAAGGCAAGAGGAGTTTGCGTGTGGCGGTGGGAGCaggccgcgcggccgcggccccgGGTGGTGTGACTGATTTGACGCAGCTGCGCTGCCCTGCACCGTCCCTTtggggtgtgtttggttactgGGTTGGACCGGATCGGGTTCGACCTCTTTCATCCCATGTTTGGTTGAAAAATGATGTGGAACGGGTTCAACCCAGATGGGAATATTCCCACTTGATCCGGGTCGAGCGGATTCCTCCAAAATGGACGGACCGCGCGGACCTAGATGGATGCCGTGCGGCTCCGTCtcgtgctcgcccgcgcgcctccCTCGGTCGCCGCCGGTGCGCGGGGAGGAGCCGGCATCGCCGGGCGGGGaagaggcggtggtggcggggaggagctGGCATCGCCGGGCGGGGGAGCAGGATGGCGCAcgggtggaggcaggggcgTCGCCGGGCggaggcaggggcggcgtg
Proteins encoded in this window:
- the LOC117845980 gene encoding transcription factor EAT1 isoform X1, whose amino-acid sequence is MLSFFRYSKKVAGANMIAGGGYFDGSHDHILMEGSMIHDSSQSSIYDNTNAEQQNFIGLAPFSIEDHSSPANLTSEPARVIDHIQHQLGIGEEQDHSSHMIHEVPPVETANLVPAIYGVQDHIISHQIGEGPHNITVEQQILDYDAASYQNGAYAAGHDLLNSLHIQRCSLTPEFPSTEHFFGGPEQNTVNHLDMNNDLPGAAIHESGIMFSDSTLPSSYHATQSHMLKDLYHSLPQNYGLFTSDDERDGMIGIPGVSGNTFQEIDGRQFENSILGSRRQKGGLGKGKGKANFATERERREQLNVKYGALRSLFPNPTKNDRASIVGDAIEYINELNRTLKQLRILMEKKRNSTDRRKKLKLDDEAADDGESSSMQPVSDDQNNQMNGPIRSSWVQRRSKECDVDVRIVDDEINIKFTEKKRANSLLCAAKVLEEFHLELIHVVGGIIGDHHIFMFNTKIPKGSSVYVCAVAKKLLEAIEMKNQALNIFN
- the LOC117845890 gene encoding uncharacterized protein yields the protein MSAFFPAFDLNVRLEEDDDGNLPIDLNELVLEDENHGIDLNLPLDEFGAVDFDYVQNLTEQDGDAPVPLHQPKNDYSDRVRQQVYQALLMRSKNGKLGNHDTTIVSNQFGVKIRSVQRIWRQGKNKLSQNIPVVVPNLKKGRSGRKAIPLDLEKLRDIPLKQRMTIEDVSSKLGISKSRIQRYLKRGFIRRHSSSIKPYLTDDNKKTRLKWCIDMIDQGLLDDPKFKDLFDFVFIDEKWFYLTQKSERYYLLPEEDEPHRLCKNKNYIPRIMFLCVCARPRFRNGVCVFDGKIGCFPLVNFEQAIRGSHNRLRGEEVIKPIQSITRDVIRDFMINRVLPAIRAKWPREDVNKPISIQQDNAPSHLKVDDPHFCAVAKQDGFDIRLICQPPNSPDFNILDLGFFRAIQAIQYKKDAKTIKDLIPAVQEAFLEYCPKKANRIFVTLQTVLKEAMKVKGCNKIKIRHMNKQALEREKRLPLQIPCEASLLAESLASLPVTN
- the LOC117845980 gene encoding transcription factor EAT1 isoform X2; translation: MIAGGGYFDGSHDHILMEGSMIHDSSQSSIYDNTNAEQQNFIGLAPFSIEDHSSPANLTSEPARVIDHIQHQLGIGEEQDHSSHMIHEVPPVETANLVPAIYGVQDHIISHQIGEGPHNITVEQQILDYDAASYQNGAYAAGHDLLNSLHIQRCSLTPEFPSTEHFFGGPEQNTVNHLDMNNDLPGAAIHESGIMFSDSTLPSSYHATQSHMLKDLYHSLPQNYGLFTSDDERDGMIGIPGVSGNTFQEIDGRQFENSILGSRRQKGGLGKGKGKANFATERERREQLNVKYGALRSLFPNPTKNDRASIVGDAIEYINELNRTLKQLRILMEKKRNSTDRRKKLKLDDEAADDGESSSMQPVSDDQNNQMNGPIRSSWVQRRSKECDVDVRIVDDEINIKFTEKKRANSLLCAAKVLEEFHLELIHVVGGIIGDHHIFMFNTKIPKGSSVYVCAVAKKLLEAIEMKNQALNIFN